The Thiomonas sp. FB-Cd genome includes a window with the following:
- the hemA gene encoding glutamyl-tRNA reductase — translation MLLAAVGVNHQTAPLDVRERLAFSAEGLKDALRTLRDTLLAHRTGVPGGEGAVEAAILSTCNRTEIYCAADNDPREALVHWLAESRALSEGDLYEHSYRLVQDGTVRHAFRVASGLDSMVLGEPQILGQMKDAVRAASDTGTLGSTLGQMFQRTFAVAKEVRSTTEIGAHSVSMAAASVKLAETVFENLADCRILFIGAGEMIELVATHFSSRRPRHMAIANRTLERGARLAQQFGAEAMRLADVPQRLAEFDVVVTSTASTLPLIGLGAAERMVKQRRHKPVVMVDLAVPRDIEAEVAKLPDVYLYSVDDLTQLVRTNTEKRQAAVEQAEAIIETRVQGFLQWMDNREQVPLILQLQEQSRQWQGAELERARKLLARGESPDLVMDMLARNLSQKFLHNAFAAMHHTDPAHREQVTRAVQRLFLTPHRGSTGCGGDSNNS, via the coding sequence ATGTTATTAGCCGCCGTCGGAGTCAACCATCAGACCGCGCCACTCGATGTGCGCGAGCGTCTGGCATTTTCAGCTGAAGGCCTGAAGGACGCGTTGCGCACGCTGCGCGACACGCTTCTGGCGCATCGAACAGGCGTGCCGGGTGGCGAGGGCGCGGTTGAGGCGGCCATACTTTCCACCTGCAACCGAACGGAAATCTACTGCGCCGCCGACAACGATCCGCGCGAGGCGCTGGTGCACTGGCTGGCCGAGTCGCGCGCCCTGAGCGAGGGTGATCTGTACGAGCATAGCTACCGCCTGGTGCAGGACGGTACCGTGCGGCACGCGTTTCGAGTCGCCAGCGGCCTGGATTCCATGGTCTTGGGCGAGCCGCAGATCCTGGGCCAGATGAAGGATGCCGTGCGTGCGGCCTCCGACACCGGGACGCTGGGAAGCACGCTGGGTCAGATGTTTCAGCGCACATTTGCGGTGGCCAAGGAGGTGCGCAGCACAACGGAAATCGGAGCGCACTCGGTCAGCATGGCTGCCGCCAGTGTGAAGCTTGCTGAGACCGTGTTCGAGAATCTTGCCGACTGCCGCATCCTGTTCATTGGCGCGGGTGAGATGATTGAACTCGTCGCGACGCATTTTTCGTCGCGCCGTCCTCGCCACATGGCGATTGCCAACCGGACACTTGAGCGCGGCGCGCGCCTTGCCCAGCAGTTTGGAGCCGAGGCCATGCGCCTGGCGGATGTCCCCCAGCGCTTGGCTGAGTTCGACGTGGTCGTCACCTCCACCGCCAGCACCTTGCCGCTCATCGGTCTGGGCGCGGCGGAGCGGATGGTCAAGCAGCGTCGCCACAAGCCCGTCGTGATGGTGGACTTGGCCGTGCCGCGCGATATTGAGGCCGAGGTGGCCAAACTCCCCGACGTGTATCTCTACTCGGTGGATGACCTCACGCAACTGGTCCGTACAAACACCGAAAAGCGGCAAGCCGCGGTCGAGCAGGCCGAGGCCATCATCGAGACGCGTGTGCAGGGCTTTCTGCAGTGGATGGACAACCGCGAACAGGTGCCGCTCATCCTGCAGTTGCAGGAGCAAAGCAGGCAGTGGCAAGGCGCCGAACTGGAGCGCGCGCGCAAGCTCTTGGCGCGCGGCGAATCACCGGATCTGGTGATGGACATGCTGGCACGCAACCTGTCGCAGAAGTTTCTGCATAACGCGTTCGCCGCCATGCACCACACGGACCCGGCGCACCGTGAGCAGGTGACGCGCGCCGTGCAGCGCTTGTTTCTCACACCCCATCGCGGCTCGACGGGCTGCGGCGGCGACTCCAACAACAGCTAG
- a CDS encoding carbohydrate porin, protein MAHDTQHSAMRRGCLLLLEVAVLAALAPVPAMAEAQGSGTADKPGEFQIAPFNAPALPFARAPKNGLVLSGHLDSEIMAVTAGGLSRQAASDTLLQVGGQLDTAQAGLWGNGLFEFSAMGLKTNGNLPAQTGALQTPSNDWAANFLRIYQLTYKQDIGPSFVRAGIMDMNYYFANVGLAGQLQNASFGPVPTLTANADIATFPTPGIGLMAGSELGGRWSAQAGVWQANPPAFRTALRSGALSLLELAKRTGRLADGQAQDVLKLGVWHERQNDALLGPSTGGVYALGEHRWDVAQGPRLGAFVQLAASNGRVNAVPYYLGAGLRVQRPFASRPADNASVGIAHASLAGQKHPETVLELNYAYAVSRTVFIQPDLQRIWHPGGRNPGSTVLGVRVHLEF, encoded by the coding sequence GTGGCGCATGACACACAGCACTCGGCCATGCGTCGCGGCTGCCTGCTCTTGCTTGAGGTGGCGGTGCTGGCGGCACTCGCGCCTGTTCCGGCGATGGCCGAAGCACAAGGATCGGGCACCGCCGATAAGCCCGGCGAATTCCAGATTGCGCCATTCAACGCGCCTGCGCTGCCGTTTGCCCGGGCGCCGAAAAATGGCCTGGTTCTGTCCGGACACCTGGACAGCGAGATCATGGCGGTGACCGCTGGGGGGCTGAGCCGCCAGGCTGCCTCCGACACGCTATTGCAGGTGGGTGGGCAGCTCGATACGGCGCAGGCCGGGCTGTGGGGCAACGGTTTGTTCGAGTTCAGCGCGATGGGGCTGAAAACCAATGGCAACCTGCCTGCGCAGACCGGCGCACTGCAGACTCCAAGCAACGACTGGGCGGCCAATTTCCTGCGCATCTATCAACTCACCTACAAACAGGACATCGGCCCGAGTTTCGTGCGCGCGGGCATCATGGACATGAACTACTACTTTGCGAACGTCGGCCTCGCCGGCCAATTGCAAAACGCTTCATTTGGACCGGTCCCGACGCTGACGGCCAATGCCGATATCGCCACGTTTCCCACGCCGGGGATCGGGCTGATGGCCGGCTCCGAGCTCGGTGGCCGCTGGTCGGCGCAGGCCGGAGTGTGGCAGGCGAATCCTCCGGCGTTCCGCACCGCGCTGCGCAGCGGAGCCCTCAGCCTGTTGGAACTGGCCAAGCGCACGGGACGCCTGGCTGACGGCCAGGCTCAGGATGTGCTCAAGCTTGGGGTGTGGCATGAGCGTCAGAACGACGCGTTGCTGGGGCCATCCACCGGCGGCGTCTACGCGCTGGGCGAACATCGATGGGACGTCGCGCAAGGTCCGCGGCTGGGCGCGTTCGTGCAGCTGGCCGCCAGCAATGGACGGGTGAATGCGGTGCCGTATTACCTGGGCGCCGGGTTGCGCGTGCAGCGGCCTTTCGCCAGCCGTCCAGCGGATAACGCGAGCGTCGGCATCGCCCATGCAAGCCTGGCCGGGCAGAAGCATCCGGAAACCGTGCTTGAACTGAACTACGCATACGCGGTCAGCCGCACGGTATTCATCCAGCCAGACCTGCAGCGCATCTGGCACCCAGGCGGACGCAACCCGGGGAGTACCGTCCTGGGCGTGCGCGTGCATCTGGAGTTCTGA
- the grxD gene encoding Grx4 family monothiol glutaredoxin: MSDVIQRIDQIVKSNDVVLFMKGTPQFPQCGFSGRAAQILKACGVNQYASVNVLEDEGIRQGIKDYANWPTIPQLYVHGEFVGGSDIMMEMYQSGELKQLLDKAAA; the protein is encoded by the coding sequence ATGTCCGACGTCATCCAGCGCATTGACCAGATTGTCAAATCCAACGATGTGGTGCTGTTCATGAAAGGCACGCCACAGTTTCCCCAATGCGGCTTTTCGGGGCGTGCGGCGCAGATCCTCAAGGCCTGTGGCGTGAATCAGTACGCCAGCGTCAACGTGCTGGAGGATGAGGGGATCCGCCAAGGCATCAAGGACTACGCCAATTGGCCCACGATCCCGCAGCTTTACGTCCACGGCGAGTTCGTTGGTGGCTCGGACATCATGATGGAGATGTACCAGAGCGGTGAACTCAAGCAACTGCTTGACAAGGCTGCTGCCTGA
- a CDS encoding FAD-dependent monooxygenase — protein sequence MHEQAVGHTPGLNAKRLRAAIIGAGPVGLSMALHLQRLGAGVDVTVFDALPDPGTALADPRVLALSEGSRQLLVAAGAWPDAAATAITRIHVSQAAPGLASLPRVWLNAQDAGLPALGYTLRYGELLAALQAAALRAGIEVQYGQAVQALPTEGGVLLRRGSTEDDGAQARTQSPQAASAAPAYELAILAEGGAFHTQTPRALRYDYHQTALVGRVRCDRPHAGLAIERFTSDGPVALLPRGADYALVWCVPPAQADVLRDTDKTAQIAALQALLPAACGRVVELAIAGSYPLGLNAQWRTRLGRIVQLGNAAQTLHPVAGQGLNLGLRDAATLGQLLGWTLAQSSHPDHDLDALLLRYDRARLPDRAALVGLTDLLARGFTWKAPGSAAIRAGCLASLAMLPPLRRLLQDRMVFGWRL from the coding sequence ATGCACGAGCAGGCGGTTGGCCATACGCCTGGTTTGAACGCCAAGCGGTTGCGCGCGGCCATTATCGGCGCGGGACCTGTCGGCCTGAGCATGGCCCTGCACCTGCAGCGACTGGGCGCAGGCGTGGACGTCACGGTGTTTGATGCCCTGCCCGACCCCGGCACGGCTTTGGCCGATCCGCGTGTGCTGGCCCTGTCCGAAGGCAGCCGGCAGTTGCTCGTGGCGGCTGGCGCCTGGCCCGATGCGGCGGCAACCGCCATTACCCGCATCCACGTCTCCCAAGCCGCGCCCGGACTGGCTTCGCTGCCCCGCGTGTGGCTGAACGCGCAGGACGCCGGATTGCCTGCACTCGGTTACACGCTGCGCTATGGGGAGCTGCTCGCAGCGCTGCAGGCCGCAGCGCTGCGAGCAGGCATCGAGGTGCAGTACGGCCAGGCGGTACAGGCGCTGCCCACCGAGGGCGGTGTGCTCTTGCGTCGGGGCTCAACCGAAGACGACGGGGCGCAGGCGCGCACACAAAGCCCTCAGGCCGCGTCCGCGGCTCCAGCCTACGAGCTTGCCATACTCGCCGAAGGCGGCGCCTTTCACACCCAGACACCACGGGCCTTGCGCTACGACTATCACCAGACCGCCCTGGTGGGCCGCGTGCGCTGCGACCGTCCGCATGCAGGCCTGGCGATTGAGCGCTTCACGTCCGACGGCCCGGTGGCTTTGTTGCCGCGCGGCGCCGACTACGCGCTTGTGTGGTGTGTCCCGCCCGCCCAGGCCGATGTGCTACGCGACACGGACAAGACCGCCCAGATCGCTGCACTGCAGGCCCTTCTTCCCGCGGCGTGCGGCCGCGTGGTGGAGCTGGCAATTGCCGGAAGCTACCCTCTGGGGCTCAACGCCCAATGGCGCACGCGCCTGGGGCGCATCGTGCAACTGGGCAACGCGGCGCAGACTCTGCACCCGGTGGCCGGTCAAGGCTTAAACCTCGGGCTGCGCGATGCGGCAACCCTGGGGCAACTGCTCGGATGGACGCTCGCGCAGTCGTCACACCCTGACCATGACCTGGACGCGCTGTTGCTGCGCTACGACCGCGCCCGCCTCCCCGACCGCGCTGCCTTGGTGGGCCTTACGGATCTTCTCGCGCGCGGCTTTACCTGGAAGGCCCCAGGCTCTGCGGCAATCCGTGCCGGCTGCCTCGCAAGCCTGGCCATGCTGCCACCGTTGCGCCGCCTGCTTCAAGACCGCATGGTATTTGGCTGGCGGCTCTGA
- a CDS encoding DUF6600 domain-containing protein encodes MGPFARTSSLLAVVFACMVPAAHAEEPPAIVGRLDNFVGQVSLLPAGSETWIAASLNRPISLGDRIWVPQGGRAEILAGPDAVRIGPGSELGVLDLQERDMQLSLSQGTVELRVRDFGSQQRVEVDTPNLALQLEGAGDARLDVDPFADTTTVTLHDGQAAVFGDTAAPASVQMGQQVRFAGRDLTVIAAENDPALDAFDHWVVERNRREDASITARYVSPWVTGYEGLDDWGTWQDNTAFGAVWFPRVPAGWVPYRDGHWAWIAPWGWTWIADEPWGFAPFHYGRWAWIAGSWAWVPGPVAVRPVYAPALVAFIGGGSFTADMVNASAAVAWFPLAPGQLYRPPYAYTPTYLVAVNRCTAIRREDEDFNVRRTVTPGRLPPQSLTVVPRDVFVRGQPVRRATRPLPLARMQSLSVADGPHVQPRTESVLGQARPVPAPRGGPQRPVLATRQPAAPPVLPYTPGPGAGAAPRLWPGHAVRVVPHPSEGYRPQRRVAPPTTVMPLERAGMVPPTPRDRALGQPGLSQPRPSGMRPYAPYPSPRPAPSATPQPGLYAPHPGFSPPPPDQSHRQQGQRPLPRSVVEPPRTLMPLERAGMLPPPQGVPRSIERPGGARLDHGSPPEHPAEGRRATTNERGSDRPSTASPLQRANMAP; translated from the coding sequence ATGGGCCCGTTTGCTCGTACCTCTAGCCTGCTTGCCGTCGTGTTCGCCTGCATGGTGCCCGCCGCGCATGCCGAAGAGCCGCCAGCGATCGTGGGGCGACTGGACAATTTCGTGGGTCAGGTGAGCCTATTGCCCGCCGGCAGCGAGACCTGGATTGCGGCAAGCCTGAATCGGCCCATCAGCCTGGGTGACCGGATTTGGGTTCCACAGGGTGGCCGCGCCGAAATCCTGGCCGGACCGGATGCCGTGCGCATCGGCCCGGGAAGCGAGCTTGGCGTGCTTGACCTGCAGGAGCGGGACATGCAGCTTTCCTTGTCGCAAGGCACGGTGGAACTGCGCGTGCGTGACTTCGGGTCGCAGCAGCGTGTGGAGGTGGACACACCCAACCTTGCCTTGCAGTTGGAGGGGGCTGGGGACGCGCGTTTGGACGTGGATCCTTTCGCCGACACCACCACGGTCACGCTGCATGACGGCCAAGCCGCTGTCTTTGGGGACACGGCTGCACCGGCTTCCGTGCAGATGGGACAGCAGGTGCGCTTTGCGGGGCGTGATCTTACCGTCATTGCCGCCGAGAATGACCCGGCGCTTGATGCCTTCGACCACTGGGTCGTCGAGCGCAACAGGCGTGAGGATGCCTCGATCACGGCACGCTACGTTTCACCCTGGGTCACGGGTTACGAAGGCCTGGATGACTGGGGAACCTGGCAGGACAACACAGCGTTCGGCGCCGTGTGGTTCCCGCGTGTGCCCGCAGGCTGGGTTCCGTACCGGGATGGCCACTGGGCATGGATTGCGCCCTGGGGCTGGACCTGGATCGCCGACGAGCCTTGGGGATTCGCCCCCTTTCATTACGGCCGCTGGGCGTGGATTGCCGGATCGTGGGCGTGGGTGCCGGGGCCCGTCGCGGTGCGCCCGGTGTACGCGCCTGCCTTGGTGGCGTTTATCGGCGGCGGCTCATTCACGGCGGACATGGTCAACGCATCGGCTGCGGTGGCCTGGTTTCCCCTCGCCCCGGGGCAGCTCTACAGACCGCCCTATGCCTATACACCCACCTATCTGGTCGCCGTAAATCGCTGCACGGCCATCCGGCGCGAAGATGAGGACTTCAACGTACGCCGCACCGTGACACCCGGTCGCCTGCCCCCGCAATCGCTGACCGTTGTGCCGCGCGACGTGTTTGTTCGCGGCCAACCCGTGCGGCGTGCGACACGCCCCTTGCCGCTCGCGCGCATGCAATCGCTGTCCGTCGCCGATGGGCCGCACGTGCAGCCGCGAACTGAGAGCGTGCTCGGCCAAGCCCGGCCGGTGCCGGCCCCGCGCGGCGGACCGCAGCGTCCGGTGCTGGCCACGCGCCAGCCGGCGGCGCCGCCAGTCCTTCCCTACACACCGGGTCCAGGCGCAGGCGCCGCACCGCGCCTGTGGCCGGGCCATGCGGTACGCGTGGTGCCGCACCCATCGGAAGGCTACCGGCCGCAGCGACGTGTGGCGCCGCCGACCACCGTGATGCCGCTGGAACGCGCAGGCATGGTCCCACCCACGCCGCGCGATCGTGCTCTGGGGCAGCCCGGCCTTTCCCAGCCGCGCCCGTCTGGCATGCGGCCCTATGCGCCCTATCCTTCGCCCCGTCCTGCACCCAGCGCAACACCGCAGCCTGGCCTGTATGCCCCGCACCCGGGGTTTTCACCGCCACCGCCGGATCAATCCCACAGGCAACAAGGCCAGCGCCCCCTGCCGAGGTCCGTTGTGGAACCGCCGCGGACCCTGATGCCGCTGGAGCGCGCTGGCATGCTGCCGCCCCCGCAAGGTGTTCCACGCAGCATCGAGCGGCCTGGTGGCGCACGTCTTGACCACGGCTCCCCACCCGAACACCCGGCAGAGGGTCGTCGCGCCACCACCAACGAACGTGGAAGCGACCGGCCCAGCACGGCGAGTCCCTTGCAGCGCGCGAACATGGCCCCCTAG
- a CDS encoding UbiX family flavin prenyltransferase — MRLIIGITGATGAIYGVRLLRHLRERGGVHTHLVVSSAGWLSVKAELDLDRRAVEALADTVHPIGDVAASIASGSFSTGGMVVAPCSMNSLGAIAHGLSDNLLTRAADVCLKERRRLVLLVREAPLTLAHLRNMSLVAEMGGSIFPPVPAFYQRPRTLDEMVDHTLGRVLEQFGITHDLAPSWQGWPPAGDNST, encoded by the coding sequence GTGCGTCTCATTATCGGCATCACAGGAGCCACGGGCGCGATCTACGGCGTACGCCTGTTGCGACACCTGCGCGAACGCGGTGGCGTGCACACGCATCTGGTCGTTAGCAGCGCGGGTTGGCTGAGTGTCAAGGCCGAGCTGGACCTGGACCGAAGGGCGGTGGAGGCGCTGGCCGACACGGTGCATCCCATTGGCGACGTGGCTGCAAGCATTGCCAGCGGATCATTTTCCACCGGTGGCATGGTCGTGGCCCCGTGTTCGATGAACTCGCTGGGCGCCATTGCCCACGGCTTGTCGGACAATCTGCTGACGCGGGCCGCTGACGTCTGCCTCAAGGAGCGCCGTCGGCTGGTTTTGCTGGTGCGTGAGGCGCCACTCACACTGGCGCACTTGCGCAACATGAGCCTGGTGGCCGAAATGGGCGGCAGCATCTTTCCCCCGGTACCGGCCTTTTACCAACGTCCGCGAACCCTGGATGAGATGGTCGACCACACGCTCGGTCGGGTGCTGGAGCAGTTCGGCATTACGCACGATCTGGCTCCAAGCTGGCAAGGTTGGCCGCCTGCCGGCGACAACTCAACTTGA
- the prmC gene encoding peptide chain release factor N(5)-glutamine methyltransferase — MTAAQWMACCELQRVEALALLREVAGLSHATLLAHPDALLGADVAARLQEAALRLHAGEPLAYVLGWREFFGLRFAVSPAVLVPRPETELLVEFALQRIAPQGRARILDLGTGSGAIALAVAHERAHAEVWAVDASEDALAVAAQNARALLPPHRAGGALRLLAGDWFAALPPHPPRFDIILSNPPYVAKGDVHLEMLQHEPQLALVGAAGGDGLADIRRIVAAAPAHLAEGGWLAMEHGYDQAQAVRAMLCAAGLTAVGTQPDLAGIPRMTFGQRPVEGR; from the coding sequence ATGACCGCTGCGCAGTGGATGGCCTGCTGCGAGCTGCAGCGCGTTGAGGCGCTGGCTTTGCTGCGTGAGGTGGCAGGGCTGTCGCACGCCACCCTCCTGGCGCACCCCGATGCGTTGCTTGGCGCTGACGTTGCGGCGCGCTTGCAGGAGGCGGCGCTTCGGCTCCATGCTGGCGAGCCTCTGGCCTATGTCCTGGGGTGGCGCGAGTTCTTCGGCCTGCGTTTTGCGGTGAGCCCGGCGGTGCTCGTGCCACGTCCGGAAACCGAGCTGTTGGTGGAGTTTGCGCTTCAGCGCATCGCGCCCCAAGGCCGTGCGCGCATTCTTGATCTCGGCACCGGCAGCGGCGCCATCGCATTGGCTGTGGCGCACGAGCGGGCCCATGCCGAGGTTTGGGCGGTGGATGCGAGCGAGGACGCACTGGCGGTTGCCGCGCAAAACGCGCGGGCGCTGCTGCCCCCGCATCGAGCGGGCGGTGCGCTGCGGCTGCTCGCTGGCGATTGGTTCGCCGCCTTGCCGCCGCATCCGCCGCGTTTCGACATCATCCTGAGTAATCCGCCGTACGTCGCAAAGGGCGATGTGCACCTGGAAATGCTGCAGCATGAGCCGCAGCTGGCACTCGTTGGAGCTGCGGGCGGCGACGGATTGGCTGATATCCGACGCATCGTTGCCGCCGCGCCAGCGCATCTGGCCGAGGGTGGATGGTTGGCCATGGAGCACGGTTACGACCAGGCACAGGCGGTGCGAGCGATGCTGTGCGCAGCCGGGCTGACCGCAGTGGGCACGCAGCCCGATCTGGCCGGCATCCCGCGTATGACATTCGGTCAGCGACCGGTCGAAGGCCGCTGA
- the prfA gene encoding peptide chain release factor 1 has translation MKPSLRDKLDAMLRRLDEIDALLGAPDAAADPGRLRALGSERAELAPVAQLYAQLRHAEDDQAGAQALLADPEMRALAQDEVQATHARIETLEGELQRALLPRDPDDRKPAFVEVRAGTGGEESALFAADLLRMYTRYAERRGWRTEVVSHSDSDLGGVKEAILRVSGDGVYGRLKFESGGHRVQRVPATESQGRIHTSAATVAVMPEPDAQTAVAINPAELRIDTFRSSGAGGQHINKTDSAVRITHLPTGLVVECQDDRSQHRNKAQALTVLAARLEQRQRQEAQQREAAHRKSLVGSGDRSDRIRTYNVPQGRVTDHRINLTLYKIDAILNGDLDELLDALHAEHQAELLTALGET, from the coding sequence ATGAAACCATCACTTCGTGACAAGCTCGACGCCATGCTGCGCCGCTTGGACGAGATCGACGCCCTGCTGGGAGCCCCCGATGCTGCAGCCGATCCCGGGCGCTTGCGTGCGCTCGGAAGTGAGCGCGCGGAACTGGCGCCCGTGGCGCAGCTCTATGCGCAGTTGCGCCACGCCGAAGACGACCAGGCAGGCGCGCAGGCGCTGCTTGCGGACCCCGAAATGCGGGCCTTGGCGCAAGACGAGGTGCAGGCCACGCATGCGCGCATCGAAACGCTTGAGGGCGAGTTGCAGCGCGCCCTCCTGCCGCGCGACCCCGATGACCGCAAGCCCGCTTTCGTCGAGGTGCGCGCCGGCACCGGCGGTGAGGAGTCGGCGCTGTTCGCAGCCGACTTGCTGCGGATGTACACCCGCTACGCCGAACGCCGGGGTTGGCGCACCGAGGTGGTGAGCCATTCCGACAGCGACCTCGGAGGTGTGAAGGAGGCCATTCTTCGCGTGAGCGGTGATGGTGTCTACGGGCGGCTCAAGTTCGAATCCGGTGGGCACCGTGTACAGCGTGTTCCAGCCACGGAATCCCAGGGCCGCATCCACACCAGCGCGGCGACCGTCGCAGTCATGCCCGAGCCGGATGCGCAGACGGCCGTTGCGATCAACCCGGCCGAACTGCGGATTGACACCTTCCGTTCCTCTGGCGCTGGCGGCCAGCACATCAACAAGACCGATTCGGCCGTGCGCATCACGCACTTGCCCACGGGGCTCGTGGTGGAGTGTCAGGACGACCGTTCGCAGCATCGCAACAAGGCCCAGGCCCTGACCGTGCTGGCCGCGCGGCTTGAGCAGCGTCAACGACAGGAGGCGCAGCAGCGCGAGGCAGCACACCGCAAAAGCCTTGTGGGTAGCGGTGACCGTTCCGATCGCATTCGGACGTACAACGTCCCGCAGGGTCGCGTGACGGATCACCGCATCAACCTCACGCTCTACAAGATCGATGCGATTTTGAATGGAGACCTCGACGAGTTGCTTGATGCGCTGCACGCAGAGCATCAAGCCGAGTTGTTGACGGCGCTGGGGGAGACGTGA
- a CDS encoding aminopeptidase P N-terminal domain-containing protein yields the protein MNHPDATLLARCAQRRASLATQMARAGGGVAIVPTAPEVMRNRDSDYPYRHDSYFYYLTGFSEPQSVLVLVVEPDGGSRSTLFCRAKDPEREIWDGVRFGPDAAREAFGFDAARPVTQLDAELPPILADRAGVWWPFAVHTGFETRVEQWLAAVRSQSRAGHRTPAAQYDLCALLDEMRLFKDDFELSVIRRAASISAAGHRRAMQASARGCRQPPSEGLREYHLEAELLHAFRAGGAQSPAYGSIVAAGANACILHYRADSAPVNPGQLVLIDAACELDGYASDITRTFPADGHFDGPQRTLYAIVLEAQEAALAASCAGNRFHDPHDAALRVLAQGLLDTGLVARDTAPDVDAVIATGAYRRFYMHRTSHWMGMDVHDCGEYTEPDEPPQTLPDGTTRPAPRILRPGMVMTIEPGLYIRAAADVPAAFHDIGIRIEDDVLIRESSCEVLTAMAPKSIAEIEDWMQAG from the coding sequence ATGAACCATCCAGACGCCACCCTCCTCGCCCGCTGTGCACAACGCCGCGCAAGCCTCGCCACGCAGATGGCGCGAGCCGGCGGCGGTGTGGCCATCGTCCCCACCGCGCCCGAAGTCATGCGCAACCGCGACAGCGACTATCCGTACCGGCACGACAGCTATTTCTATTACCTGACCGGCTTCAGTGAGCCGCAAAGCGTTCTGGTCCTGGTTGTTGAACCCGACGGGGGCAGTCGCAGCACCCTCTTTTGCCGTGCCAAGGATCCCGAGCGCGAAATCTGGGATGGCGTTCGGTTCGGCCCGGACGCGGCACGCGAAGCCTTTGGTTTTGATGCGGCTCGGCCCGTGACCCAGCTTGATGCGGAGCTGCCCCCAATCCTGGCGGACCGAGCCGGGGTGTGGTGGCCGTTTGCTGTGCACACCGGATTCGAGACCCGGGTCGAGCAGTGGCTTGCCGCCGTGCGCAGCCAGTCCCGGGCGGGGCACCGCACGCCGGCGGCACAGTATGACCTGTGCGCCCTGCTGGACGAGATGCGCCTGTTCAAGGACGACTTTGAGCTGTCCGTGATCCGCCGTGCCGCCTCCATCTCGGCTGCGGGGCACCGTCGGGCCATGCAGGCCAGCGCCCGCGGCTGCCGTCAGCCGCCCTCCGAGGGCCTGCGTGAATACCACCTCGAGGCTGAACTGCTGCATGCCTTTCGCGCTGGGGGTGCGCAGTCTCCGGCCTATGGCAGCATCGTTGCCGCTGGGGCCAATGCATGCATCCTGCATTACCGCGCCGACAGCGCACCGGTCAACCCGGGCCAACTCGTGCTGATCGACGCTGCCTGTGAACTTGATGGGTACGCCAGCGACATCACCCGCACGTTTCCCGCAGACGGCCATTTTGATGGCCCTCAGCGCACCCTGTACGCCATTGTGCTCGAAGCGCAAGAGGCGGCACTGGCGGCCTCTTGCGCGGGCAATCGCTTCCACGACCCGCACGACGCCGCGTTGCGCGTGTTGGCGCAGGGCCTGCTCGATACGGGGCTGGTGGCGCGCGACACCGCGCCTGACGTGGACGCCGTGATCGCCACGGGCGCGTACCGCCGCTTTTACATGCACCGGACCAGCCACTGGATGGGCATGGACGTGCACGATTGCGGCGAGTACACCGAGCCCGATGAACCCCCGCAAACGCTGCCCGACGGCACCACGCGGCCCGCTCCGCGGATCCTGCGCCCGGGCATGGTGATGACCATCGAGCCGGGCCTGTACATCCGAGCCGCAGCGGACGTCCCCGCGGCCTTCCATGACATTGGCATCCGCATCGAGGACGACGTGCTCATCCGTGAGAGCAGCTGCGAGGTCCTCACTGCGATGGCGCCCAAGAGCATCGCCGAAATCGAAGACTGGATGCAGGCGGGCTGA